The Anguilla rostrata isolate EN2019 chromosome 2, ASM1855537v3, whole genome shotgun sequence genome contains the following window.
GGTATATTTCGATGGGATTCAGACTAAACAAATGAACACCTGGAATTTAATTCTAAAATGCAAGTAGCTTGGCAAATATAAAATACCAGTGTACATAGCGATTCGATATTATACAGCCTGTCgataaaaaaaaacgtgtagCGTTACGGTTTAAACTTGTCGGCCCTCAGTTGTAGAAAATCatgatgttttatttgttccCAACTGTATTGCCTGGATAAATAGTAACATTCGGAAATGAAGAAGGCGAGCTTCAAAAAATAAGTATTAGGCTAAATTGTAGCTAATTGGCCAGTGCAGTGTACACAAGTTTGTGGTTTAGTTACGTAGACACGACATTAGAGTAACGCCATACGCTACTTTTTTTTCAATCGCAGAACTGTCACTTTGTAGTTTGCACAGACCGCGACAATTCCTACTTGTATGACACTCAAGATAGATAATTTCGAACTGCCAAGCAAGCGACAATAAGCACTGAACTATAGCATGAACCTTAAATCTGAACATCCAACAGTTTAGATAGGTACACGGCCAACTTAAATACATAGCTACTACTTTGACAGCGTAAAAGGGCTTACCATCgtatttaaaatagttttcataACAGCTGTATATATCGAATCGTTAAATCACAGTCATTCACATTACCGTTCGCTCGCTATTTGGCCATCACTGAAGTTGTCGAGATGAATCAGAAATTgtagctagcctgctagctgGTTAGTAGAGCTGGGATGGCAAGACTTACCGTTCGCTGCTTTTTGTTTCCAGACATCATACAGATTGGTTCGGTGTTAAGGATCGCTGAAGGTTAGGACTTGTGACGACAAGACGGGCTGTGTTACTTTATAGTAGACTGAAGCAGAGAGATGGTTAGCCCGCAGATATTAATCAGAACGAAGAGGGAGAGTTTGGAAACTTCAAGACACGTAGCATTTCCCTGAgccagcctctctccctcctcctagATCTGCATAGCCTATTGCCTTTTCGCCAACGCGTCAGTATCACGACAATCTGCAATTCGAAACGAGAGGCAGAAGGTAGAAAGAAACTTGACGAAATGGTTGCAACTATAAAACACTCGTTCTtactgaatttcagttcagtaGGCTAAACCCAAAGCGTTTATAAACGTTATTTACAAGTTACGTCGCATGATATTTATAAAAGAGTATGTCCATTATAGAATAGTAAGGGTAAAACATCTAAAATCCCATAACTTGATGCCAAAATGACTGCAGCCTAAAATGTGAGACTTTGGAGTATCATTTCTATTTCATTGATCCATTATAGGTTACATATCAGAAAGAAAACTAAGTTGAAAACTCAGtatcaaaaaatgtattcttcttGTACGCGTTACGTACAGACAAACGTAACAACTGAACATAAGTTCAGTAACGTTGTAATGTTCCCCACCTTTCTCAACTATTTTAATgtagttttttatgttttcaaaattttctAAGTTTGTGGAACtacaaagcacaaaatacatGACATACTTCACCGTATTGCAGGGGTTTTATTCGGAATGGtggaaaagtgaaaaaagtgatcaatttcaaaaatgttgtaaatgcaCAATACATTTCAGAACACTATAAAGgatgaaaacaacaaaatattgtTCAAAGCAAAACCACTGAACTCAAAAGCAACCCAAGCTCTATTCAAATACTCACGAGGTAATGTCAGTGTCAAAAATGGTTTATAGATGCCTATTTAACAGTTCCAAGGGATACTCTAGGAAGTACtccacatcatttttttctttctttctggagATAATTTTTTAATGACGTTTTAAGGGCTCAAATCTTAGTTTTTAcaaccaaacattttctctgGGATTTCATTTCGAAATCTTAAGTTATCCCGAAAGTTTAAGGTCCAATATTGGTATTTTGTTACAGAATGGCATTTGCCATCTTTTAAATGGTTGTTTCTACGATAGATTTCTATTCATTGATAGGTGCACTAAAGTGAATGAATCACATTAATCAGTGAGCTAAAGGGTTATGTAGTAGTCAggatatttttactttattttatttttttgccctctCATTTTAAGGTTCATGTGCTAATTAATGGAGGAACGTACtttgtttgtttacttaatGCATTATCAAACTGTATGTGAGTAAAGCATACTTGCTACAAACTTGCACttaaatcataataaattaGCAGAGTGATCAGGTTAATCAATGTGAAAACACCAAaagcaaatatttcagaaatctgCTTTCATCAGTGCCAACATAAAGATCTCACTGATGTAAGCTGGTTgctgaaatgtttgcttttgagATTGGTTTCACACTCATCCACTTCAGCACAATGAGCACTATATTTGagtgattaattatttttgctgcACCTTGGTGTCTTGTCTCTTTTGGTCTGCAGACAACACTCTTTCCTCTTATATTGCCTATTACCTAACACCACAAACTTGCAGCAAGAACTTCATAGTATTTCTCAACTGAGCACACTTTTTTCTTGTAATGCTGAATCGTATCATCTTTAAAACAATAGTTGAATTTTATCTCGCTTTGTTCTATGTTACATTATAGatcaatgaataaaataacgcataaaataaatgcatataagGAGCAAATATTTagaggtaattttttttttagatcttgaataatttccttaATTTTCTTAATTCTTAATCACAGAAGAAATATTAATGATTCAATAGTTTCCTTTTCCTGTAAGTACGCTGAATATATGATCCATATGATCAAACTTTCTGTAGGATGAAATTTCTTAATCCTGGTTATTTATTTCCTAATTGACCACAAGTTTTTGTAAGTTTGTGCACTGTACAATTAGCCATAAAGTGTCTTTATAAGTTTTTCATTTGGATATGTGAAGGTAAACTGAAAAACCCGAATCCAAAACTTTGTGGAAAAGGTCTGTAAACCCCATGTGAAGAAATAGCTGTGAACCATTAAGTGTCCTgacattaaataaaagttttgtaaAACAATCAGATTAAATAAGATGTTTTCTGCAGCCATGTTAAAGCCTTCTCACTTCAGATATTTGGTACAGATAAAGTTTAGATTTAAGAGGTAGAGTGACAAAAACTGCTATTCTACCCCAGTCACATAACACAGAATACAAAGATCTTAAAACcagaatttaaattaatttccagtGTACTCCTTCGAGAACAGGCAAATAAAGATTCTGTTGGCAGTGATAAAGCTGTATTTAGGAATGTAAtggaaataaaaccaaaaagtcttttttgttgttttgctttgttgagAGTGAGTTGGTGTACACGGTGGAAGCATTGCCTCTTGACTGTACTTGCACCCCAAGCCCATTTCACCACTCCACTCACACAAACTTTGGGCCCCGGGTGGTTCACAGCTCTGTGTACTTGCTGCCGCTGGTCTTGGGGACCTCACACTCTTCCTCAAAGTTGCACCCCTCCAGCAGGTCCCCGTAGCGGCCCCTGACGGCCTCATAGAGAGGGGCCGAGTGGCCGATACCGGGGAAAGCCAGGGGCCTCTCATTGAGCAGGAACTGCAGCCTGAGGCCTTCCTCACAGTCGTACAGCACGAAGACCAGGTTGGCAGCGTAGGGCACAATGCGGCTGGTGTGGAAGGTGCGGTTCCCCTGGAGGACGTAGTTGTCAGCGGTCAGGGGTGTCTCGTCCCTGAAGAAGCCCATaagagagagcagaggcaggAGGGTCTCCGCGTGACCCACCTGCACTGTGACGGCCTCGGTCACGTGACCAAATCTGAGCAGAAAACAGAGACATTGTTTTACGTAGTGTACCAGAGACTATCCACCGAGCCGGAGTATTAGACACATgcattttgacaaaataaaggTCCCCCTGAATTCCTCTAAAATATAACTTTTTCAAAAACACTCCAAATACCTCAGTGTCATAAAAGACTGTTATGGCTATGGCACTGTttgttaaacacagctttaaaaagcaaatgaccTGTTGTtaactggattattattgatgtcaCTGCAAACCCATGACATCAATGCTTTTATATctcaacaatagcagtgccagtgattataatggtacAGCTTAGGGTTAAACTCCACACTCTTACATTTTTAGCCATGCCCACTTCcgtttttatccaaatacaaataattttgttggttgaacaaatacagatacaaatacaaatagtggcatctccctccacccttAAGTATTTAGTGCtgaatgcatgcatatgtacacatacattttggtttcagcacACACCACCTTTAATGTTCTTTGGTCATTGTAACCACATCAAAAAGAAGAAGTTTCACTTTTTTCTGGAGCCAGTTACTACATAGCTACCAGTTAGTCTTGGGAAATAAATCAGATTTGACCAATTCCCCAAAGTGATGTTTAGAAATATGTGCAAGATTTACAACATAACAGGTTGCAGGTTTACATAACTCACCTCACCACAATTGTTTCAAAAATGCCTACAAGTACTTTGTTTATCTAAATTATGTCCAGTATAACAATATAAGCATATTTTATACTATCTTAAAGGGGAAAATGAGAAGGCTGAAGTTATTTGACTATAATCAAATAATATTCTCCATGATCCTTATAAAACAGAACAAGCATATTTCATTGTTCTGACTGTTTGTGGTTTGTTCTTTGCACCCAAAGTGGTAAAGAGGTAAAAGCAGAAGAAAGGTAATACTGCTCTGATGCAAGGCCCAAGGAAACAACAAAAGAGTGCATCTTGTTTCACTTCCATGTAGTTAGCAGGtcaaatttttcttttcttttctaaacAACCAGTATCCTGTTGCTCTGGCTTAACATTATCCGAACAGCTCTTCTTGGACTGCAGCAAGAAAGAGATGGTGGATACTTAATTCCCACGGTCAAGCTGCTACTCTCTACcaaccagaaaaacaaaaatgagctCATGTTTAAGAGACAAAACAAAGGctgcaataataaaaagcaaatcTGGCATTCCTATGTCACAAAGACAGAGAAATGAGGTTCCTAGACATTATACGTGAATAGAGCCCAAAAGAAGTGCTTGGATCGACTTTCATTACCTGTATTCCATTCCCCTATTCTCAAAATACTGATCAAGCCTAattcaaatacaatacaaatattttaagaGAGCTACTTCATACATGGAAGGGACAAGCAGCATCACAAGGTTGCAGTAGTGGAAACAAGtatgatatatttaaaaattttaaatgtataatccACAGCACATGCTTACAGATGGTTTCTATGTTGGGAATTTTCCGTTTGCGGCCAAGAAAAAATAACCATTAATAACAATTAACATTAACTatgaaaagaacagaacatgcaaaatatcaaatatttccCTGTTGCTGCTTAAGGGGAGAATAGATGATGATGTATTATTAAAAACTTCTACatgaatttaacaaaaaaaaaaagactagcTTGTGCCCAAAATAACAACGACTGAgcatgttatttaaaaacagtacCTGTTAaattttaagcttttttttgacaaaaataaataaataaatttgtccGATATACATTGAAGAACAGGGGTGATGGAGGGTGCATCACCAAACCCAAAGCGCTGCCCTGGCCTTTTCGCCAGGTCAGCCGCCACATCTAAAACCCTGCCAAACTCACCTTATCTCATTGGCTGCCTGGTCCAGGCGACTGAACACATCGTGAAAGAGAATACAGCTGGATTTGCGGTTGATGTCATGACCATAGGCCCTCTTCCAGTATTGTTTCAGATCGTTTGCATATTCTAGCACCTGAAAAAGTACAACGCAAAATTTGAGGAGAGAAAACAATTAACATTTCAAAGTGTCACTTTATcataaaatggaattaaaaagTTAAAGAGCAATgtcagtatgtatgtatgtccaGTTTGGAAGCAACAATGCACCAATAAATGGCAAACTCTCTAAAAGTCATATACAAGATGGGTATTATGAGATGTTAAGGGTATTATGCTAGAAATCTCCAAGTTAAATCCACCATATTAAGACAACTTACAGGCAGCAGGAAAGGTGGCGAAATTAACTGGAAGCATGCCAATAATTTATGGTAGTGGAGGTTGGCCATGAAAAATAGGCATGCCTTAGGTGAAAATGTGTGGTAATTTCACGTTATTACATACTTTAGCATCCACTTCATTGAAGAGATTGCACCATGGTGAGTTAACAGATTTAATGGAAAACTCATAGGAGCACAGGTAGAACGCAGCCTCAACCAAATCTgaacaggaaacaaacaaaaaaaatcagtggaTCATGTTCATATGTTGTTCATATTCATGAGGGAAATGTTTATAATACATTCCACTTTACGATATGCTTTTTTGTTAGGGCAGACGATAATAGATATTGAGTACATTTTCCAAAATCCAACTTCATACACAAGCATAATGGGAAGATGCATTTTAACAGGCCCTCTATGCAACCACGGAAACCAGCCACATATTTTATTGGATAGAACCTAAATTATTCATTGCCACTTTATATTTAGCTGACTATGAtctaaaaattatattattggtttcaattcattttatgCAGATACGCCAACATTAAGCCACACAAAAAATTGGACATCTAAATGTGCTGAAAGCCTTCCCAAGAACATAACACTATGATATGAACAGGACATGTTTTTCATATAGCCTACTAATAAAAAAGGTTTGCATAAAAGAAAATTAAGCAGGTTTGCCGTTGATTTTGGCCAAAATGTCAGATGTGCAAAACAAACCAATTTCTGGCAGTAAAATTAGCTATGACCTCTTTGCAAAAATATCTTCCAGtatttcaacagaaaacaaaatcattaatcaattttagataattctttttgtgattttttgtgaattatacatttttaaatgctgtaaaatcattttatttaatttgtatcCACAATAATTAGGCAAACTTCAACAAGTGAAATTTAAGTCAAGTAGAGGGCAAACAAGTAGCTAGGAATAGACTCAAGCTAGAGGTTATGCTTTGGAACACGTTTTAAAGAAGGGAAGCATGACAGGAGCCGAGATGTCTGAAGATGTGCGTTAAGATTAAGATGACAAACAGATCAGCAGCATGGATTCTGGTAGTTCACTCCCCTAACAGGAAGGCAAGGACTGAGATAAAATGTGAGATAAAATGTGATCAAGATATTCAAGGTATCCTGAAATACAGGACTGAATATGTGTGATCAGCATTTCTGCATCAGCATGACCACCCAAAAAATATCTATATCTTTCTAGTGCAAGTGAATAATGACATGAGGTAATGGGTCCTTCCATTTTCCCCACAAATGTCACCGTCTGCTGGTGTTCAGCAGCCATCAGTTACACACTTGCATCCCTACTTAACACTATGGCCTCAAATTGTGGGAAAGAAATTCCAGCTTCAATGAATAAACACTACATGAACACTGACAGATTAAATAATGGATTAGTAATGAAATGTGAATGACCTGGCGTAACTTTACTGTACTGCAGCTGTAGTCGGTTGGCAATATTTATCTGGACTCTCTTCATTTCTTCTGAGGACTTGAACAACTCAACCTCTTTCAGggccatcttgtttttgtcCACATCTTCAATAAATCTTCTGCATTGGTCAAAGAACCTCATCAGCGAGTCATTTACTTCATAGCCGAAGTCCATGTCTGCAATGTTCATTGAgaaaaaacatatgaaatattaaacgtTTTTCttagtttaattttttaatgcactAAAACAATAACCTTTTCCCTGACTCATAAACTGAAATTCTCACAAATATTTAACTTAAATTTACTAAATTTACTCACATTTAACTAAATATGCCTTGAGTCCATCCAAAATTCCAATGTTTAATGAGCTATTTTATACTATAAATGTATGATATTCTGtaaatgtcattcattttaatatatataacatttataCTACattaaaaagtatgttttttataGTTTGCTGAACTGTAACGGTTTCGTGCCGAAGAAGTTACTCCAGAGAGATAACTGCAGAAGGACAGAAGTCACAATCTTTGTTTGCTAACAGTGCTATCTAGTGCAATGTTCAGAACCCTCGATAGATGGCGACAAatacttaaaaagaaagagctAAAGGATTCAACACACCTACAGTAAACTCGGCATCAAGTTGTCTGTGACAGTGACTTGTTTGCTGACTGTCTAATAATGTTAGATGTATGTTTTATGTCCATATACTGCCATCTGGATGTaagataactttttttaaatgaatcacaCAATAGCAAAAGCGCTAGCCCTAATGTAGCTAGTTGCTACGTTACACAAAGCTAAGATAGTTTGCTAGTAAGATAGCTAATGTAGATTACCTTTAACCTCCCAGAATTTCTTCAGGCCTTCTATAAAAGCAACCGTACTGTCCACACATCTATGTTTTGAGCTGGTTATGAATTTAATACGATTGCTACGGAGGTTCTCTTCAGAGATCAAAGATGGGAATGATTTGGCCAGTCTGACAGCTAAGTGCCTGTGATCATCTCGACCCTTTTCTACAATCTGACCATCCATGTCGTCAGTGTACCACATCTTCCATTTAGTTATAATGTCGTGCAGCCATTTCTCGTCGTTCGTTGCCTCCCTTGATACAAGATCGTACAGACGCTGTATCTTTTGGACGTTTTTTGCTGTCGGATATCTCGTACCATGCCTAATGACTGCGGTAAGATGTACTGGGACGCAGTCGACAGACGGAGGTTTCAAAAGCGTTTTGTTTATAGCACGTATGTCGTCCAGTAGATATGGATTTACTTCCTCGTATCTGCCTTTCGtaccaaaatattttgcaatcTTAGGTATGTTTATGCGCGGATGAACAACCTGGACATTTTCTACGGAACAATATGAAACACGAACCAATGCAAAGCTAAAAGCTGTAAGAACAAAACTTTTTTGTGACAATAGTTGCTTCATTCTCCTGAGTTTCACTAACGAATTGCCGGCTGCTGGTACATGAAACTTCCGCTTACTCTCATAGCGACATTTTGCTGTGGCTCCAACAGTGAACTTTGAACCTCGTCTGTCATCATAGTTGGCCAACTAAAGTACATTCTGTGAGTTCGCTTTCGCAACTCGTTTTTTACGGTCTCTGGTTCAGAACCACCAAATCGTAATTGCGATTTACGAGGACCATCCGGACCAGGGCTGCATGTTCGATGTGCAGAAATTACGCAATTTATGTGAGATTCATGAAGAATTAACGCAGCAGAATGCCACAATAAACTGAACAATATGCTGAAcctgaaattattttctaacGGATACATATTTCACTCAACGTCTTAGCCGTCTAGTGATATTCAGCTATAGTTAAAGACCAATACTTTGTGTTCGgttgttttgttcatttgtttggtGTATCACATATGTATCAAATTACACTTTACAGCTCAGATCATGTGTCGATTCATCAATGTTGCTCTAAGGTGCTTTCACAACTATCGCAGTCTGGCCTAAAAACAACTATAGgagtaaataaaaacagcaaaaacgACTAGGAcagatttaatttcataatCAAAGTCATCATTCACAATACCTGGGAGGAATACTTCTAAACATTTACCCCCAAACTTTCATGTTCTTTTGAACAGACATCTCTTAAATcagacattttctcttttattgACATACCAAAATCTGAATTAAGCCAAATCTCGGCATTTAAATGTATAACAACATTTACCAAGCCTGTTATGGTAATAGGCGTTTTGTGTCTGTCATTCAAAAAATATCCTCAAAGCAATTTAAAGTGCAAATATTTGTATCCAGGGGAATTTTTTCCCAGCACTTTATGCATTCACTTTAGTTTTGGACTCTGAAatcatatgaaaaaatgaatctttacattgcctactttagttaacatTCTACAGAAGCACTATACATTGTGTATGACccctatttttggctggaccgcaacagccaGGCAGCCCTACAGACGCGAAtatctgtgagtgactgagtgactgagtgatgaagttacaccattggtcggccgtgttatgaagttacaccattggtcggccggatgaagtgtgttaggtccagccatatactaggttttgacctggtcttgttttcattCAGCCAAGTCACTCAGCGCAGTGACATCGATCATGAGTTTTTCAGGATGTTGTAGTTTCccgtctgtgtgcatgtttttggcAACAAACATGATTGTCTCTACTGTTTCTGTTAATACCGAAGAGGAATTTCTAATAATATTGTTGTGAAGTGAAACTtatttgtgcttgtgtgaaaAAAACACCATGGACTTGGAATAAAATTAATGTTCTTCAAATCAGATATGattattcaatttaattcacaACCCTTCTACAGTATATAACATGTTTCTTGAAGATTGTAAGTGGTTTAACAAAGTTTCTGTGaattgtgtgatgtatgtgttgtattttattaatggtGGTTGCTGTCTGGTTTGGTCTCactctcccttccccttcctggataaataaaatttaaatacagaacaaatgaacacatttgtaaataaaacatatatgaAATAAACTAGATCTGTTTTTTCACTTGCTGGGATGCCATGACATTCCTTCCTTCAAAAAGGTCTAGCAATTTAGTTTCCCACTCGTAATGTTCTGGTGGATTGCTACTGCAAAGGAAACCCTCATTTAACCATAGTGGTACTTTGGGATATTTCATTCCCACGGTTTTATGAAGATGTTGTTTTCGTGACAGAGAACATTTAGTGTATACAACAACAATTTGGAAGACACCCATTAAATATAAAAGACTGTCAAATCTGTAGATGATCAGGAGATATTTTACGTTATTGATTTTGGTTCAATCACAGAGAAATAGGACGGCTAAGCCTAGGTGTCTTTAGAAACTGAGCCTTAGAGTTTGCTTCATTAATGTGttaatgtttgtgcatgcagtACTTTGGGGAGCAAGCTAGGGATGAGCCTGGAGAGCATTCAGTGCCACATTCAAGGCTGATATGTGGTCTTGTTAAAGgtacaaaatggcaaaaagccGTTTCTCCCAATTTTGCTGTTAACGTGTCTGGAAGACCTCCAGTGGATGGTGTGCGTGAGACTTGTCCCAATTTGTACTGAGCATTGTAGAGGAGTGGAGTGACAGAGAATGGAACAGTGTCAGCCTTCATTTGTGATGTGACACTGCCAGAGCATCATGCCAAATGTAGTCGCAAAGTTTGCAATGTAGTTGTGGGTGCTAGATGCAGATCTTCTATGAGTTTTGGGCATCCTTTCTAGAAATAATTTTAGTTCCACCAACAACTACTAAGGGAAAGAAGTGGGTACACTATACATGAGAGGGCTGTACTCGTGCATTACTCATGTTCTGTAGTTGCTGTTGCTACAGGTAACTCAGATTACTTGTGATAAGTAAATTAGCTTGGCACCCACCTTTAGTTAGGAAGAGGTATGCAGAGtagaaaaaatgattgaaatgtgAGAGAGGTGTCTCACTGGTAGATCCCTCCCCCCTTACTACTGTGGCTGTGATTGTACCTAAGTCTCCCAGACCTCTCTCTCCAATTGCCTTTGGAGCTAGGACGGGGATGGCAGTTTCTGGGCACACTTGCCTGGCACGATCCTGAGACTGGTGTCTCAGAGCTTTCATAAGGGGAAGGGGCACTCGCCGGAGATGCTGAGCTCATGTTCTTTGTTCTTAATCGCAGGGCGGTAAAAACATTCCCATGCCCTTTGAGCTGGGTCACGGGTTTCACATGTTGAGCAATTACCTAGGTCTGTTTTTACACTGACAATTGCTTGGTTTGAAGGATGCAGGTTATAAAGAAACAGGTCTTTAAAATGTGGGTTGTCTTCTTGGCCCCTACAAACCTTTCCTGCGAAGTTTGTATTTTGCAGCTTCTCATAAAAGTCACGAGGGCACTCTGAGTGACAATGCTTTACCTCATAGGCTGCCTTTATCGTGGCCATGGGGACAGTCCAAATGGAATACTCTGTTACCAAAGCTTGGCAAAGCTTGCGGTAACTTTCTCTGGTCAGAGAGAGTTGTTCCTTTATGAAGTTGTGAACTGCTCTGATGCTTGTTTTCCATGTGAGGAAAATCTTCTCTTTAGAGGTTGCATCAGGCATAAAAGAGAGGGCATAGTTAACCTTATGAAGGTAGCTCACAACGCTACAGAGGACAGAATCTGGTCTTCTATGGACTATGGTGAGGCTCATGTCAGAGAAGGCATCACTGTGTCACTGGGCACCAGTGGCTTCTCTCTTCAAGCCTAAGGTTTAGCcttatttttggttgttttttttctttcttattttttagcctggtaatggcttccttgactttcaatggcacaactctggtcctcatgttgacaaacacttATAACAGactcaaaaggcaatcaaaagcctagaatgaAGTCTAGATCTGAAAAGCTCTTTTATACCTACACTAAGAAATGAGGATGTAGGTTCAGTGAGAATGTGGGGTACAGTTAGTGTGATTAAAGTGTGTCTATAATGTGTAagtagtacaggtgtgtgtgtgtgtgtgtgtgtgtttatagcatgttgatgtgtatgtatgttgtaCCACCTTTTAACAATGCTCTGCTGAGTGTGGCATCATGCTCCACAGAGGTCATTCTTTCAGACAAAATTTAGAAAATGAGGGAGTAGTTTGGAAAGCATGGTCTCCCCTGCTTTCTCGAACCCATATAAGCGCCCTGGGGTGTGTCAAATTAACATGTCAGATAACAGTTGTTTGTCATTCAGCTGTTAGCCTCTCccaaatttacataaaaatgcagtaCAATTAGAATAACTTGTAGAACTAAGTCCTCTACAACAAATTATTTAAGAATTTTAAGATGCTTCATTGCTTCCCAAACAGAGGTTTTGA
Protein-coding sequences here:
- the minpp1b gene encoding multiple inositol polyphosphate phosphatase 1b; protein product: MKQLLSQKSFVLTAFSFALVRVSYCSVENVQVVHPRINIPKIAKYFGTKGRYEEVNPYLLDDIRAINKTLLKPPSVDCVPVHLTAVIRHGTRYPTAKNVQKIQRLYDLVSREATNDEKWLHDIITKWKMWYTDDMDGQIVEKGRDDHRHLAVRLAKSFPSLISEENLRSNRIKFITSSKHRCVDSTVAFIEGLKKFWEVKDMDFGYEVNDSLMRFFDQCRRFIEDVDKNKMALKEVELFKSSEEMKRVQINIANRLQLQYSKVTPDLVEAAFYLCSYEFSIKSVNSPWCNLFNEVDAKVLEYANDLKQYWKRAYGHDINRKSSCILFHDVFSRLDQAANEIRFGHVTEAVTVQVGHAETLLPLLSLMGFFRDETPLTADNYVLQGNRTFHTSRIVPYAANLVFVLYDCEEGLRLQFLLNERPLAFPGIGHSAPLYEAVRGRYGDLLEGCNFEEECEVPKTSGSKYTEL